In Nitrospira sp., one genomic interval encodes:
- a CDS encoding HEAT repeat domain-containing protein: protein MHSSKTFDAGTDPEVVSVKQLLKLLDKSAKSARTYGAKNPVAERFFRQFYDELTKHLEQYGQLAFLIQRNQLFFKDEVVYQPESEATGDSIAFKMYADGIRELSFHQGLSREDLSFFLEALWGTGSGDAAGDKPSVEDDDDDIVTRLWAKNLSTIALVTAEELVRSSGFGPDVLELQTQGYMNQSVTSLRDILDRERAATAGGGDGGTARTESDASQRFQLHVVGYEVSQQELEALTKEIAAETRRDGMAYILDVLTAVLASEPSHALLSKLFDVWEQVLDVLIRNGQWTVLETVLTLLQDTEAVRKDLSESHKQQVAGLFDGLNRPERVKAIGLHLNRNQDAKTEGLLTLLLMMKKEAVPALCSLLAGLEVPAHQGIVMEALQVLGPEHPESILRGLTDKRPMYVRNLLTLLARWNNPQFADQIEKALRHPDATVRRDVLRLLASLRPSGPGNRLISLLLDQDETVRLTAMKLLATGHYQASFQHWSPFLTQDGFLDRSPAEKRAIYLAMKQTVGDEAVPYWQGLLTEWSWTNRKKKEELALLAADMLGKLATSAAHAALELGQKKGGAAVRQACGNALAAITRLQRQHIPPAANG from the coding sequence ATGCATTCCTCGAAGACGTTCGACGCAGGAACCGACCCCGAGGTGGTCTCCGTCAAGCAGTTGCTCAAGCTGCTCGACAAATCCGCCAAATCGGCCCGGACCTACGGTGCCAAGAATCCCGTGGCAGAGCGCTTCTTCAGGCAATTCTACGATGAGCTGACCAAACACCTGGAACAGTATGGTCAGCTAGCCTTCCTCATTCAACGCAATCAACTCTTCTTCAAGGACGAGGTTGTCTACCAGCCCGAGAGCGAGGCGACGGGTGACAGCATCGCATTCAAAATGTACGCGGATGGGATCCGCGAACTGAGTTTTCATCAGGGTCTCTCGCGTGAAGACTTGTCGTTTTTTCTGGAGGCCCTCTGGGGCACCGGTTCCGGCGACGCCGCGGGCGACAAGCCGAGTGTCGAGGACGACGATGACGACATCGTGACGCGGCTCTGGGCCAAGAACCTCAGCACCATCGCACTCGTGACGGCGGAAGAATTGGTCCGTTCATCTGGTTTCGGCCCCGATGTCCTGGAACTGCAAACGCAGGGCTACATGAACCAATCCGTCACGTCATTGCGCGACATTCTGGATCGAGAACGCGCGGCAACCGCTGGAGGCGGCGACGGCGGGACCGCCCGCACAGAGTCGGACGCCAGCCAGCGCTTCCAACTTCACGTCGTCGGATACGAAGTGTCCCAGCAGGAACTTGAGGCCCTGACGAAGGAGATCGCCGCCGAAACGCGCCGGGACGGGATGGCCTACATCCTGGATGTGTTGACGGCGGTGCTGGCTTCCGAACCCTCCCATGCCTTGCTGAGCAAGCTATTCGATGTCTGGGAACAGGTACTCGATGTGCTGATCCGCAACGGGCAATGGACGGTGCTCGAAACAGTGCTGACCCTGCTTCAGGATACCGAAGCCGTACGAAAGGACCTTTCAGAGTCGCATAAGCAGCAAGTCGCCGGCCTGTTTGACGGACTCAATCGGCCTGAACGGGTGAAGGCGATCGGATTGCACCTCAACCGCAATCAGGACGCCAAGACGGAAGGACTCCTGACGCTCCTGTTGATGATGAAGAAGGAGGCGGTCCCGGCCCTGTGTTCTTTGCTGGCCGGACTGGAAGTGCCCGCGCACCAGGGGATTGTGATGGAAGCGCTCCAGGTACTCGGCCCCGAACATCCTGAATCGATCCTGCGCGGGCTAACCGACAAGCGCCCGATGTATGTGCGGAACCTCCTCACGCTTCTGGCCCGCTGGAACAACCCGCAGTTCGCAGACCAGATCGAGAAAGCTCTTCGCCATCCGGATGCGACCGTGCGGCGCGATGTGCTCCGCCTCCTGGCAAGTCTGCGGCCATCCGGCCCGGGGAACAGGTTGATCAGCCTGCTCTTGGACCAGGACGAAACCGTTCGACTGACCGCCATGAAGCTGCTCGCCACCGGACACTACCAGGCGTCCTTCCAGCACTGGTCGCCCTTCTTGACTCAGGATGGTTTTCTTGACCGATCCCCGGCGGAGAAACGTGCCATCTACCTGGCCATGAAGCAGACCGTCGGAGACGAGGCCGTTCCCTACTGGCAGGGCCTCCTCACGGAATGGTCCTGGACCAACCGCAAGAAGAAAGAAGAACTGGCGCTCTTGGCGGCGGACATGCTGGGCAAACTGGCAACGTCGGCGGCCCATGCGGCCCTGGAGCTCGGACAAAAAAAAGGCGGGGCCGCCGTGCGACAGGCCTGC